The genome window AAGCACGTAGGAAAAGGCATTCACGCCCCCGTTTCGCACCAGCCTGATGTCCATGCGCCCAGCCTTTGCCGGTACCGTAATCGTGTCCCCGTTCCCGATGTAATGAGTGACTGGTGTTCGATTTTCCGAATAGAAGGTAGCCGCCATAGGAGAAGATACAGTTGAGTTCACGGATGCTGTGAGACTGACTCTTCCATCGTACGGCACGTCCATTTTGAACCAGTCCGTCGTGTCATTCGGTCCCAGGTTGCCACGGATCTGCGACTCGATCGGAAAAGCCTTGGCCCGGGACTGAGTGTTGTTGGGCTCCAGAAAATCGTTGGACATGGGAGACATGACTGCTTTTTCCACATTCAACAAGCCATAGCCGGTCCGTCTGTCCCATCCAGTCTCCCCCAAATTGGTGGCCGTCTGATACAGCAGCTGCCGCACATCAATGGGCTTCAGCTTGGGGTATCTGGCCATGATCAATGCAGCAGCGCCCGCGACCTGTGGAGCAGCTGCCGACGTCCCGCTAAACGAGCCGTATTTGCCACCCAGCTTGGTGGTAAACACATTCAAGCCTGGAGCCATCAAATTCAACTCCGGCCCCGAATTCGACTCATAAATCGGATCGTTGTTGCTCTTCACACCCCCGACAGCAATCACGGTAGGATAGGCTGCCGGATAAGCCACCCGGTTCCCTTCGTTCCCACTCGCCGCCACTAGCACGGCTCCACTCGCCTCTGCCCGATTGATCGCGTTGGTCAGTGCTCTGGAATAGGACATGCTGCTGACGGACATGAGGATGACTTTGGCCCCTCGATCCAGCGCCGTGTTGATTCCTTTGGCAACAAGGTCGAGATCGGCGACAGCCTTGCTGTCCAGTACCTTGATCGGCAATACTTTGGCATTCCAGAGGACACCCGAGACTCCCATCCCGTTGTTCCCCTTGGCAGCCAGCACACCGATGACTTCCGTTCCATGCCCGTTGTCATCCTGAGCGGATCGCGCTGACGGCACCAGATTGATTCCCGGCAGCAGATTGCCTTTCAAATCAGGATGATTGTAGTCAGCTCCTGTATCCAGCACGGCAATGGTAATCGCGGTATTGCTGGTCACTGTTTTCCATGCCCGGTCTGCCTTGATCTGGTATAAATGCTGCTGGTTGTCGATGTAGTCATCGTTGGTAGCGTCCGCGGCCATCGTCGGATTGACATCAGCGATGGTCAGCGCGGTGCCTACGGCTAGTGCAAATGCTGCTCGAATCCATTTCTTCATGAAAAACAGTCCTTCCTTCTCTCCCCTGCCGGTATCGTGCAGTCTAAAAGGAATTCAGGTAAATTGACTTCTTTATCTTAGCATAGCGGAACAAAAGGGGGACTTGCAAGCTCGGAAATCCAATATTTGGAATGTTCAAGCGCTAAAAAGACCCTTTTCACCGTGGGCAAAAAGGGTCTCTTCATTATTGCAACAAACCTTTGTTGTTCTCCACTTCATGGTTGGCAGAAGGTTGCTTTTTACTTTGACGCGCTTTTGGGATGACGGCGGTAAGCTTGGTCATATCCACGTTATCTTGCTTGATGGAGGAAGCGGGAACTTCAAATGCCCACACTCGGTTGCTCTGGGCCTCTACCTTCATGTTTTGCAACGTATATTGCATACGTGCCACGGTATTCCCTTCTTCATCGTTGACGATGATCGGTACTTCCGTAAATTCCAAGCGTTTTTCCAGTCCGTTGCGGAAAGCTACCACGACACGGATTCCGTTATCCGCACCCGCGGTAATATCGAGCACTTGCAGATCGACCTGACCAGACGCGACTGGAGCCTGCTCTGCCTGCTTCATGTATTTCTCGGTTTCGGCTTTGGAAAGACCTTGATTCACTTCCGGGATGATCTCTTTTGGCGCTGCCGGCTTTTGATAGGTCAGAAACATGGGAACTTCTTGTTCCGGAAGCTTGCTGAATTCGTTCCAGCGAAACATGAACTCAAAAGGACGGCTGCACAAATCGCCAATCGGACCTGACGGAATCAAGTCAAAGGTCTTTCTCGCAACCACTTCGCCCTCTTCGGTCATCAGCGTCAGAGGAAGCTTTTGCAAAAGCACGCTGCGATCGGTCGCATTGCGAATGTAAGTGAGCACGACGTATCCTTCGTCCGTCACTTGCGTAAAGAACGGTACGATCCCAATCTCATCACGAACGACTGGGGGCAGCTCGTCATGGATATATTGCAGCAGCTCGGTTTCAGCTTCATCTAAACTATTATCCCAAGGACCATTCATCACCAGGTCCAGCTCGTTGGATGCAATTCGCGTAGAGGATTGCTCAGGATTTTCGATCCCGGATACCCCCAGATAAAATTCCTTGTGCAGATGCTCATGAATGTCTTCACGAACTTGCTCCAAGCTTTCCTTTGACCCAAACCAATTTTCCAATAACCAACTCATATGTCAACCTCCTCAACCCTACAATAGAAGTATCTATCCATGTGCTTTTACTCTACATCCAGCACCCATCTGCGCAGGTTGGCATTTGGTTTTTTTACTGAATTCGGCGGGAATACGATAATCCAAGGACGGCTGTAGCCAGGTTTGACGCGCACGGTACTCGCATCGACAGAACCTGCCGCCACCACATCTCCATCCGTATCCGAGATCGTAAGCTTCAACTTGTCCGGATGATACATCTGTTTCATGCCGTTGCGAAACAGCATGCCCGCTACCAATTTTCCATCCTTCGTCATGCCGATATCAAAACCGGTCACTTGCACCGTCTCTGCTGGAATAGGCGGCAACGAGTTTGTCAGCGCCTCCAGTCGATCTTTTTGTCGCTCTGTCATGCGCTTTTCCATTTCTGGATCAAGCTCGAGATGATTCGGCCATACGTGAGAAGATTTCCCTGCCTTCATGACCACTTTCCAACGTTTAAAGGTGAAGTTGTCATGCAGGAAGGTTTCTTCTGGGAAGAGCATTTCCCACGGACGACTCGATCGAGGCGGTATGGCTCCCAAATCGGACAGATCGACGTTCATCCGCGCAAAAGGCTTATCATCCAGGTAAATAGCCAGACGGATGTTTTTAATACGCACAGCGTGATCAAGCGAGTTGCGGAAAAACATCGTGACAGTCAGTCCACTTGGTCCCGGAATCATGCTGAAGCCGGTCACGCTGATCATGCCTCGAACCATATCAGGCAATTCCGCCTGCAAGAAGCGCAAGGTGTATTTCTTCTCCGAATCCAGCTCCTGCTCCCACATCGGGTGCAGAGACAGTTCGGTATGAACCTTGGTGCCTACGGGTGCTTTTGATTCATTCGCACTCTTTTCTACCGCGGCTTCGGCGTCGCTCAATTCATTGACATCGACGACTGCCTCTTCCTGGAGCTCCTTTTTCAGCTCGCTTTGCTCTTTTCCAAACCAGTTCTTAAAGAATGAAAACATGTGTTACCTCCTCAAACGTCCGGACGCGACCGAAGCTACATTTACTATCATAACCTTTTTGATAAAGCCGATCAAATTTCCAAGGCTACCGCCTATCCCTGTGGCACGCTGACCTTCCAGCGTGAGAAATCAGGCTCTGGCTTTTGGATGCTCTCCGTCGGGAAGATGAACAGCCACGGCTTGCTCGTATGCGCGTTCACCGTCAAGCTCCCCAGTTCAAACAATCCTTCCGCCACTTTCTCACCGCTCGCATCATGAAGCACAAGCGGCAGCTTTTCAAACGAAAGGGATTGCGCCGAACCGTTGCGAATGAGCAGCATCGCATTCAGGGCTCCCGTATCGTCGCGGCGAATTTGGACGCTCTGGATGTTCACTTCCCCTTCTTTAATAGGAGGAAGTCCTTTGGCCAGCTCGATCAGATAATTCTTTTGTTCATCCGTCAACGCTTTGATCCAAGACTCCTCCAGCTCCAGCTGCTGAGGCAAAAACATTTTCTTTTGCGCCATCTCAAAGGCGATCTTCCAATTCACCAGCAGGACATCCACTTGCAAAAAGTGCTCCCGTTTAAACACAAACGACCACGGTCTTGCAGAACGCGGTGGAATCTCCCCTATTTCAGCCAAATCAAAGAGTTGGCGGGTAAACAACTGCTGATCCCCAAACAATACGACGAGCGTGGTCTCACCCAAGTTTACAGGGCGATCCGAGCTGTTGCGGACAAACGCTGTTACTTCGATTCCGGCATCATGAGGAACGAGAGATGTACCAGCCAGGGAGATATGCCCCTCAGCCAACGGCTCCAACTCTTGCGCCATAAAGGATAGCACGTATCTTTCCTGGGTGCTGAGCTTCGCTTCCCATGACTCGTGAAGAGAAAGTGTCGTCACGACCCCTGCGGACGTGCTTTGCTCTAGTGGTTGTGTATCCTGCTTCGTAGGAGCAGCAGGCAGAATCGACTCTTCCTGTACTTGCTGCCTTACCTCTTCCGGTGTGGGAGTATTCCCTAATAAACTTTTCAAGAAGGATAGCATAACGTCTCTCCCAACTTTTCTCTACATCTATATAGAGTTCTGTTCGCATTCACTATAGCACAGTGATACCCTTTTGCAACCTAGAAAACTTGGTATATTCAAGGTGGGTCAGCACGAAACCGTATAGGCATGGTGCCCCCTGCTGCCGGCACTGACCGACGGGTAATATTTGTTAGGATACCCGTAAGCACAAGTGATGTCAAGGAATGGCAAAATCTACTCCCATTTCTGACATCGCTATTGTTCAAATGCGGAATATACTCCATTAATTAGATGAAAAATTTACCGGATGTACATAAGGTTTACATAAATGCTCTCCATTGTTAAAATAATGATGATAAATGATTTTCTTGGGGATTCCTTGCCAGCTGACCTCCTCAGCTGGCCACTTTTTTACAAATAATACTAAATTGTGGTTATGAGAAAACGCCAGACTGCCGCTGTCTGGCGTTTTCTTGTTCTATGGTGCTACGGTAATCGAGATCCGCACGGTTTTATTTCCGTACTGCGCGGTAATGGTTGCGGTCCCTTGCGATATGGCCGTAATCTCTCCGTCATCTCCGACAAAGGCTACTTTTTCGCTCGAGGACTTCCAGATCACTGCTTCCTCCACCTGCTCGACTGACCCATCGCTGTATGTCGCCTGGATCACGGGAGTCAGCGTTTGACCGATCGCCATTGTCTTGCGGGTCACGTCAGCTTGGAGCTGCTTCAATCGGGTATCCACACTGATCCTGACCGATTTTCCGCGATAAGTGGCCGTCATGGTCGTCGAGCCGAAGCCTTTGGCGACGATCTCTCCATCCCGGTAGACTGCCACCTTGGCATCTCCTGTTTTCCAATCAACCGCGGAAGTCACCACTTCCTCTTCATCCCCGTAAACAGCGGATATATTAATAGAAGAAGAAGCACCCGGCTTCAGTTGGATTTTGCTCGGACTCGCCACCAGCCTAGTGATGGTTACCGCGACTCGCATTTTCACCGTCTTCTCGCCGTACGTCGCGTGAATATAGGTACTTCCCAAATTTTTGGCGGTAATGACTCCATCTTGCACGACCGCTATGTTCTCATTTTGAGACTTCCACACGGCTTTTGTGGCAGGTACCGTTTCTTTGGATTTGTCACCGTAGGAAGCTGTCAGCTCCACGGCAGCCGTTCCATCCGGCTTCATGGTGAGTGTCGTTTTGGATGCTTCCAGCTTCGAGACCGTGATCTCTACGGGTACCGAAGCCGTTTTGCCTCCATAAGTCGCCGTGATAATTGTTTTCCCAAACCCGGTTGCCGTCACCAATCCGTTTTCCACGACCGCAACCTTTTTATCCTTGGTCTGCCATTCGACATCTTCGGCTGCTACCGCTGACTTCGAGCCATTTTTCAGGGATGCAGTGAGAGTAATGGTCCCGCTGCCGTTCGGAGGCAAAGACAGCTTGGTTTGATCTGCCTTGAGGCTGTTCACGCTCGTGTCAGCAGGCTTAGGGTTCCTCTCCTGGGACGAATCGGATTGCACCGCACGATAGGCGTTGAGCAGGCCGTATCCATATTGGCTGTCCCACCCTGTCTTGCCAAGGTCAGACGCCGTCTCAACTAGGCGGTTGGTCAGCTCTTTTACGCTCAAATCCGGTTCGCTCGCCTTGATCAGCGCCGCTACTCCCGAAACAAACGGTGCCGCCTGCGAGGTCCCACTCATGTACGCATATCTGCCTCCCGGATAGGTGCTCAGAATGTCCACTCCCGGTGCTGCAAGATCGATGCTCGATCCGTAATTGGAGAATTTTGCGAGTCCCAGGTCCGGCCCTACCGCACTCACCGTGACCACGCCCGCAATCGAAGCCGGCACATACCGATCTGCATTCGCAGCATCGTTGCCTGCTGCGGCCACGACCAATGCGCCTTTCTCCATGGCGTACTGCACGGCATCGACCATCGTTCTCGGCGCGGAATTCTCTCCGTCTTCCAGCTCCGCTCCCAAGCTCAGGTTGATGACATCCGCTCCCAGATCAGCCGCGTCTATGAGTCGAGCTTCGCGACAATAATCCCCGGGACATGCGTGCCGTGCCCCTCATCATCCTTGGCATCCCTGTCAGCGTTTACGTAGTCTTGAGACTCCTACCCCTAAAGGGGCAAGCAAACACCTTCGGTATCAGTGGGATTCTTGGGTGGTAGTCGGTAGTGTATTTCTGCTAACCGTAGTTTCCCCAAGTTCAGGGCTGTCTCATCAGCCCGTCCTAAGACTGTACATCTAGCATCTTAGGCTGACAGACTGCTACCATCTGCTACAGGTTGACGCATGATATTGATCGCTCCAACTCGATCACGATGAGTGTTGAATCCACATGAACATTCATACTTTCTGTCTCTGGCTTTGTTCTTCTCACCACAGGCAGGACAAGATTAAGAAGTGTAGGCAGGATTAACCTCCACAACCTTTATCCCAACAAGGTTTGCTTTGTAGGAGATGAATTGTTGAAGTTGATAGAAAGTCCAACTATGCAGATTCTTTGTGTGTTTACGGCTTGTTCTTGCCAGCTTACGAATATTCTCTAGTCGTTCAAGCTTGATGATTGACACCCCTTCTTGAATGGCTGTATTGACAATTTGACGACTAATCTTATGATTTTGATCCTTAATCCAACGCTGTTCTTTATTCCCTAACTTACGAATGGCGGACAACTTTTTGAGTTTCCCTAATTTACGTCTACGTTGCTGGTACTTTCTACGTCTGCCGTTTCCAAAGAATCGGGTTTTCCCTGTAGAAGTGGCAACAACAGCAGGGACTTTCAAGCCTACGTCGATTCCCATGATTCCTTCATGGCTTGTTTCGCTTGTAGGCACTTCTAACGAAATTTGAGCGTACCACGTCCCAGACTTTTCAACAATTCGCATCAATCCAAACTTGGCTTTCTGTAATAATTCCATATCTCGACTAGTTATTGCGGCATGAAAGGCCGTTTTTTTGATCCTTCCATCTACAACAATAGGGAAAGCAACCGTATTTTTAGATACCGTATAGTTTTGGTTGTTAACGAAATATACAGGTTTTTTTAGAACTGGACGAGCACCTAACTTCTTGATTTTTCGGAACACTCTCCTGGCATCACGAATGGCTTGATTACAGACGGCAGATGGAAGAATCGATTCTGGATGATCAGGAAAGATTCAAATGTTTACGGTTAAGGATTGCATCATTTCCCCCCTTCTCTTCTGTTCTTCCACATAACGCTTTACTGTTTCGCTTGATACGTTTCCTGCTGTACTTACGAAAAAAGAGCGTGTCCACAGACTAGGCATATGAGCAAGATGCTTAAACTCTAGCCTTAGCAGTCACCCCTTTCACTTTTGCCATTACGTCTGTTGGAGAATCAATGGGAAGACAGTTCAGGAATAAATGAACATGATCTGGCATCAGTTCCATCGCAACAATCAACCAGTTATTCTGATGACATATTTCAGCCAACAATTCCTTGAATCGAATTTCTACTTGTCTCACTAATACTTTTCTCCGATAACGAGGGCAGAAAACAAAGTGATAGTTGATCAGTGATACGGTTGTAGTCGTGCGCCTATATTCTTGTCCCATTTCACCATTGAATTAGTTTGAATGATCAACTACAACAATCAATCGAAAAGAAAAGCTAAGCACTCACACATATACTGAGTGTTTGCCCTGTCCATCCCTAAAGGGATGATCGGACAAAGCCATAATTCATCCCACGATTAAAACCGTGGGCTTTCAGTTGGCAAATACCTGTAATACAGGTATTTTTGCAATGTTATTTGTGGGTAATTTCAACTATTAGGCAATCTTCAGAACCCAAAAGCTCTCGATAAATAAGAAATAATAAAAGGAGTTGTATGGGGGCTACCAATGTAAATTTTATTTATTTTTTACCCGCTAAAAAAGGACATTTCATGCTTAGGGTCAGTGGTTTCGCCAGGAACGTTCCCATTTCTAGTCTAACGTTTTGTTTCCAAAAGCCTGCCGCTAAACCAAACTGCTGATAGCATAGATGTATAGAGTAGATTTTTTGAATTATAATCGTTTTGCCATACGAAGCGGTGACTTTGTACTTGCAGCGCTTTCTTTGAAAATCTACCTTAGCGATGGTGGCTAGGAGGTAAAAAAAATACTTTTCTGTTCCTGGCACCTTTGGCTCAAAGCGAGTTGACCTCGAATCTTTAAATTTCATTTTTCCCCCTGTCTCTCTCCTATCCGATATACACCACAACAGATCCCATCTACCTTCACCATGACCAAGCTCTGAGAGAACTGTATCAACGATACCCTTGATGTCATCATACAGATCGCGCCCTATCCCTGAGTCCATCCGCTGTTCCCCATGGTAATTCTTGACGAGCCGTTTCAGCATCCAATGTACTTCTGCTTTCTGATCTGGAATACGCTCCTGAATTAGCTCCTGAACCCTTTCTCGAGCGTATGTATGCCGAAATCCATGCGTACCTCGAGACTCTATCCCAGCTTTCCTACATGCTACTGCAACACCATTACGCATCGTTGTTTCGGATAGAGGGATAATCCTATCCTCGGGCAATTTGCTGATTATTAGCCCTCTTAGTTCATTCTCATAGCGTTGGGAGACCGGAACATTCCTGAAGCGCCCACCTTTTGTGATACCTCGTCCGTTTTCAATGCGGATCTCCAGCCTTCCATCCTCTCGCTGCTGAACATGTTCGACCCGCAGATTGCACACTTCACGATTTCGCAGACCGAGTTTGTATCCCATTCTGGCCGCAGTTGCTACCATTTTAGACATGTGCTTAAACATGGCCTCAATTTCTTCTCTCGTGTAGCTCCGATCTCGTGACCCTTCTTTCTCTCCCGGGCTTATTGTTCTTCCCTCAAAGAACGTAATCGGCGGCTTTTTAAGATTTTCTGACATCTTGGCCATGCCAGTTTGAAGCTTCTGAAGGTGGCTCTCCATATTCACCATGTAACCTTTTGAAAGTCCTTTTGAAGCTAGATGAGTCATATAGCTTTTATGATGCTCCGGACGCAATTGAAAAAGGGTTTTTATACCATGGTTTTCTTTGGCGTACTGCACAAATCTGATGGCAGACCCCTGCACGGCAACTTTGTAGGTTGTTCCATGTATGCCTGTCCTATCACCGGCCTTCCTTGCTTGACGCTTAGAAGTCCCGATCTTGTCTATAGTCCGCAGCGCCTGTACGACTTGATTCTTTACACTGGATCGATTTCGCCCCAATCTATTCTCTCCTTTCACAATAACTCATTTGAAATTCCGTCTGTTAGTTGCCCAGGGACGATCTTTCCGGTTCACACCTGAGCAAACAACCGAAAAAACTGGTGAATTTTCTTGGCGTGTTAGAGGGGAACACAAAGCCCTTCACCTTCTCGCGTTTCCTCCAACGCACCAAAAAAATGATAGATTCAACTCTCGCCGATCTCTAAAAAGACCGCGTATATTACAGGTAATCAATTGTACGCGCCTTCTTGTTTGGGCAGCCCAATCCGGAACAAAAGCGATTTCTGGAAGCGGTTACGAAAGCTAGTTATGCTGATACGCGCCAACCTTTGAGCAATTTTTTACAGGGTAACTTCTGGCTTTATCGTTTAATAAGGTTTATCTGAAATAACATTTTCACGTTCACTGCCATAATTTGTTGTTGTGATTGTTCCGAAAAAATTAGACACTGCTGCAATAACGAGTACAGCCCACCATTTAATCCTCATTTCTGGCGGATCGTACGATCCTTCCCTCCTTCATATTGTGAAATGACAAAAAGACCATGATGTTTATTCATGACCCGACAAAAATCATACATGATAAAGACGAAATTCTTTTGAATCCTTCCTTGTTAGACGTATTACGCAAAAAAAGCCTGTCAGCACACCTAAAGAAACGAAAAGCGTTTCAACAGGTAGCCAACAGGCTAATTTCTTGATTGTTGAACATTTCAACGGATCAGGTCTTGTAGAAATACCAAAACAAAAAGCAGGAAGAGGTTGTGTATTACTACTATACTTAAATTTATGTTTACTAGCAATACTCTCCGGTTTATTTATTTTTCAAATATGAGGCCGCTTCAAATAAACGAGAAACATACACGATTTCCCCTGAAAATTTAGGGACTAATCGAGATGATAAATAACTTTGAAAGCGGAATCCAAAATGACAGAAGCGGAGTAGAAACTGGATATTAGGAGAAGACCATGAATGTTCTTTAATGTCGATTGAATGTTAACTAAATTCCAGCACTTCCAGCGGGGGCGTTCTCAAATAGGTCAAAGGATGGTAGGAAACGCGCTCAGCTTGAATTACTAAAAAATCGAGGTTCACCTCCTACCAGGAAACTCCTCAATTTTCAATTGACTGCCTGTTCAGTCTTACGAATGCCGCCCTTACTTGGCGTAGACCACCAGTTTTAAGCAATAATTGATTAAAAAACACGCCTAGTATGGTCGGCTTCAAATATTTTAGCAACAACTTGTTACTGACAGTAAAACCACAACCATCGTCCACCGATTTAAGAAAAAGATTCCCTTTTAAGCAATTGCTTCAAACAATAACACAACTAAAAACAGTCACAGATCTTCACTTTACTAGAGATCCATACAAATGCCCCTGGAGGAATTAATGTCATCATTATACGCGAAAATCATAGTAGCGAACTCAGCACTAGTGATGGTTATTTTACTCTGTAATCGCCGTTGACATAACCTGCTAGCATGCCAAGAGCTTTCAGGCATTTTACGTTTTTTTCAATTGCAGTATCCATTTTAGGAGCTTCCGGAGGAGTTACTTAAGCAACGAATGCCATTGGAGCAACAGTAAGTGCGAGAGCACTAGCTAGCAATGTTAACAACCTTTTTCATAACCTTGGAACCCTAACTCATTTTTCGGTGAAAAGGACAATAAGATAACCCCTTGAAGATCATGGATTCTGCCATATAAAAATCTATCCTTTAGGAAAACTAAGCATTTTCGAATCAACTAGCTACTATCTATTTGAACTATCGTTAGTTTTGAAATTATTGAATCTATATATAGGTCTCCATTAGTTTCGATCGTTATAACTCATTATCTCTGTCGGATGTCACCTGATAAAACTATTTGGCGAAAGGGCATATATGCAAAAATCGTTTTTTACGGGCATGTTAATGCCTCCGTTGCCTTTTGTTGCCTTCTACAACTTTCTTTGTTATTTTATTATCATCAAAAAAGGAGTTGCTATCATGGAACTATTGGTATCAAATGCCGAAATTGAATCTCTCCTTGTGTGGCCAAAAGGAAAAGCTTCCGTTTATATTGAACGTGGGATCCTTGGCGCACCATTTCAAACTTTGAAATGTGGCAGGCTCTTTAAGCTTTCATCCATTTTTGAAATAGCTAAGCAAAAGAACTGAACTGTTGATGAAAATGTTTTAACTAATATTTACGCATCAGTGGTCATTACTCCACCAAAATAACAAAGTTTCGTTAATACTAACCGTTTTTTTCGATCAAACCACAAAAATAAAACCCCTTGGGAATC of Brevibacillus choshinensis contains these proteins:
- a CDS encoding SLAP domain-containing protein, yielding MSWLLENWFGSKESLEQVREDIHEHLHKEFYLGVSGIENPEQSSTRIASNELDLVMNGPWDNSLDEAETELLQYIHDELPPVVRDEIGIVPFFTQVTDEGYVVLTYIRNATDRSVLLQKLPLTLMTEEGEVVARKTFDLIPSGPIGDLCSRPFEFMFRWNEFSKLPEQEVPMFLTYQKPAAPKEIIPEVNQGLSKAETEKYMKQAEQAPVASGQVDLQVLDITAGADNGIRVVVAFRNGLEKRLEFTEVPIIVNDEEGNTVARMQYTLQNMKVEAQSNRVWAFEVPASSIKQDNVDMTKLTAVIPKARQSKKQPSANHEVENNKGLLQ
- a CDS encoding SLAP domain-containing protein; this encodes MFSFFKNWFGKEQSELKKELQEEAVVDVNELSDAEAAVEKSANESKAPVGTKVHTELSLHPMWEQELDSEKKYTLRFLQAELPDMVRGMISVTGFSMIPGPSGLTVTMFFRNSLDHAVRIKNIRLAIYLDDKPFARMNVDLSDLGAIPPRSSRPWEMLFPEETFLHDNFTFKRWKVVMKAGKSSHVWPNHLELDPEMEKRMTERQKDRLEALTNSLPPIPAETVQVTGFDIGMTKDGKLVAGMLFRNGMKQMYHPDKLKLTISDTDGDVVAAGSVDASTVRVKPGYSRPWIIVFPPNSVKKPNANLRRWVLDVE
- a CDS encoding accessory Sec system S-layer assembly protein encodes the protein MLSFLKSLLGNTPTPEEVRQQVQEESILPAAPTKQDTQPLEQSTSAGVVTTLSLHESWEAKLSTQERYVLSFMAQELEPLAEGHISLAGTSLVPHDAGIEVTAFVRNSSDRPVNLGETTLVVLFGDQQLFTRQLFDLAEIGEIPPRSARPWSFVFKREHFLQVDVLLVNWKIAFEMAQKKMFLPQQLELEESWIKALTDEQKNYLIELAKGLPPIKEGEVNIQSVQIRRDDTGALNAMLLIRNGSAQSLSFEKLPLVLHDASGEKVAEGLFELGSLTVNAHTSKPWLFIFPTESIQKPEPDFSRWKVSVPQG
- a CDS encoding S8 family serine peptidase, which encodes MDAADLGADVINLSLGAELEDGENSAPRTMVDAVQYAMEKGALVVAAAGNDAANADRYVPASIAGVVTVSAVGPDLGLAKFSNYGSSIDLAAPGVDILSTYPGGRYAYMSGTSQAAPFVSGVAALIKASEPDLSVKELTNRLVETASDLGKTGWDSQYGYGLLNAYRAVQSDSSQERNPKPADTSVNSLKADQTKLSLPPNGSGTITLTASLKNGSKSAVAAEDVEWQTKDKKVAVVENGLVTATGFGKTIITATYGGKTASVPVEITVSKLEASKTTLTMKPDGTAAVELTASYGDKSKETVPATKAVWKSQNENIAVVQDGVITAKNLGSTYIHATYGEKTVKMRVAVTITRLVASPSKIQLKPGASSSINISAVYGDEEEVVTSAVDWKTGDAKVAVYRDGEIVAKGFGSTTMTATYRGKSVRISVDTRLKQLQADVTRKTMAIGQTLTPVIQATYSDGSVEQVEEAVIWKSSSEKVAFVGDDGEITAISQGTATITAQYGNKTVRISITVAP
- a CDS encoding tyrosine-type recombinase/integrase → MGRNRSSVKNQVVQALRTIDKIGTSKRQARKAGDRTGIHGTTYKVAVQGSAIRFVQYAKENHGIKTLFQLRPEHHKSYMTHLASKGLSKGYMVNMESHLQKLQTGMAKMSENLKKPPITFFEGRTISPGEKEGSRDRSYTREEIEAMFKHMSKMVATAARMGYKLGLRNREVCNLRVEHVQQREDGRLEIRIENGRGITKGGRFRNVPVSQRYENELRGLIISKLPEDRIIPLSETTMRNGVAVACRKAGIESRGTHGFRHTYARERVQELIQERIPDQKAEVHWMLKRLVKNYHGEQRMDSGIGRDLYDDIKGIVDTVLSELGHGEGRWDLLWCISDRRETGGKMKFKDSRSTRFEPKVPGTEKYFFYLLATIAKVDFQRKRCKYKVTASYGKTIIIQKIYSIHLCYQQFGLAAGFWKQNVRLEMGTFLAKPLTLSMKCPFLAGKK